In Monodelphis domestica isolate mMonDom1 chromosome 4, mMonDom1.pri, whole genome shotgun sequence, one DNA window encodes the following:
- the NECTIN2 gene encoding nectin-2 isoform X1, whose amino-acid sequence MKLEEQEMSPESSLTYPHPTPSLCPQPSQLFTLGSSEHIPLKTPFVEHSISAPEQEMPRYHELPTLEERAAALPLHLEEPSDAAGEEGLPLEDDEDYLDKVNPIYDTLAYNTAEAYQGKGFVMSRAMYV is encoded by the exons ATGAAACTAGAAGAGCAGGAAATG TCCCCTGAATCTTCCCTGAcctatccccaccccaccccttctcTCTGCCCCCAGCCCTCTCAGCTCTTCACCCTAGGTAGCTCGGAGCACATCCCTCTGAAGACCCCATTTGTGGAGCATAGTATCTCGGCCCCTGAACAG GAAATGCCCAGATACCATGAGCTGCCCACCCTGGAAGAGCGGGCAGCTGCCCTGCCCTTGCACCTGGAGGAGCCCAGTGATGCTGCTGGAGAAGAAGGGCTGCCCCTGGAGGATGACGAAGACTACTTGGATAAGGTCAACCCCATCTATGACACTTTGGCTTACAATACAGCTGAGGCCTATCAAGGAAAGGGTTTCGTCATGTCCCGGGCCATGTACGTGTGA
- the NECTIN2 gene encoding nectin-2 isoform X2: protein MKLEEQEMPSQLFTLGSSEHIPLKTPFVEHSISAPEQEMPRYHELPTLEERAAALPLHLEEPSDAAGEEGLPLEDDEDYLDKVNPIYDTLAYNTAEAYQGKGFVMSRAMYV, encoded by the exons ATGAAACTAGAAGAGCAGGAAATG CCCTCTCAGCTCTTCACCCTAGGTAGCTCGGAGCACATCCCTCTGAAGACCCCATTTGTGGAGCATAGTATCTCGGCCCCTGAACAG GAAATGCCCAGATACCATGAGCTGCCCACCCTGGAAGAGCGGGCAGCTGCCCTGCCCTTGCACCTGGAGGAGCCCAGTGATGCTGCTGGAGAAGAAGGGCTGCCCCTGGAGGATGACGAAGACTACTTGGATAAGGTCAACCCCATCTATGACACTTTGGCTTACAATACAGCTGAGGCCTATCAAGGAAAGGGTTTCGTCATGTCCCGGGCCATGTACGTGTGA